Proteins encoded by one window of Arachis hypogaea cultivar Tifrunner chromosome 1, arahy.Tifrunner.gnm2.J5K5, whole genome shotgun sequence:
- the LOC112695848 gene encoding uncharacterized protein isoform X1, whose translation MTDTRRAIPTFHEQDEQTIRRLRRAERGKNIVGEEESEEEFQDMEERSTNPPEGGANNNPQQRRVLASYTFANARHYGSSILSPNVNANNFELKPQLITLVQNNCSFGGGPLEDPNQHLSTFLRICDTVKSNGVHPDIYKLLLFPFSLRDKAIQWLETFPKESINTWDNLVSKFLAKFYPSQRIIRLKTEVQTFTQMDAENLYEAWERYKALLRKCPPEMFTEWDKLQNFYEGLTLKAQEALDHSAGGSLQLMKTVEEAQNFIDMVANNQYFFAHQRQRQPSQRKGVLELERVDTILAQHKVMQ comes from the coding sequence atgacagatacaagaagagctatacccacctttcatgaacaagacgaacaaACCAttaggagattaagaagagctgaaagagggaaaaacattgttggagaggaggagtcagaagaagaatttcaaGACATGGAGGAAcgttcaaccaatccaccagaaggaggggccaacaataacccacaacagaggagggtactggcctcctatacttttgcaaatgctagacattatgggagtagcattctctcccctaatgtcaatgcaaataactttgaactgaagccacaactcatcacattggtccaaaacaactgctcttttggaggaggaccattggaggacccgaaccaacatctatccactttcttgaggatctgtgacacagttAAAAGCAATGGAGTGCACCCTGACATATACAAGTTGCTattattcccattctctctcagggacaaagccattcaatggctagaaacatttccaaaggagagcatcaacacttgggataatttggtgagcaagtttcttgccaaattttatccctctcaaaggatcataagattgaagactgaggtgcagacattcacccaaatggatgctgaaaatctatatgaggcatgggaaagatataaggccctgctgaggaaatgtccaccagagatgttcactgagtgggataagctgcagaatttctatgaaggactcactctaaaagctcaagaggcacttgatcactcagctggaggatcattgcaattgatgaaaactgtggaggaagctcaaaacttcattgatatggtggccaacaaccaatacttctttgctcaccaaaggcaacgccaaccatcacagaggaagGGGGTGCTAGAATTGGAACGAGTGGATACAATTTTGGCTCAACACAAAGTGATGCAGTAG
- the LOC112695848 gene encoding putative DNA glycosylase At3g47830 isoform X3, which translates to MDKKKILKRKQHQLQVEAELHRLPNQQPKSKSVRVSSKSATTATTTATNPYSSHSGPTPQECLSLRDTLLALHGFPPEFAKYRKRQHVDDNHHHAATIPPETVLDGLVRTVLSQNTTESNSQKAFDSLKSSFPTWEHVLGADSKELENAIRCGGLAPTKASCIKNMLRCLLEKRGKLCLEYLRDLSIDEVKAELSLFKGIGPKTVACVLMFNLQLDDFPVDTHIFEIAKTIGWVPAAADRNKTYLHLNERIPNELKFDLNCLMYTHGKLCRKCTSKKD; encoded by the exons ATGGATAAAAAGAAGATCCTCAAGAGGAAGCAGCATCAGCTGCAAGTGGAGGCGGAGCTCCACCGCCTCCCTAACCAGCAACCAAAATCAAAATCAGTTCGTGTTTCTTCTAAATCAgccaccaccgccaccaccaccgccacGAATCCATACTCTTCTCACAGTGGCCCCACTCCACAAGAATGCCTCTCCCTACGAGACACCCTCTTAGCCCTCCACGGTTTCCCTCCCGAATTCGCCAAGTACCGCAAGCGACAACACGTTGACGACAACCACCACCACGCCGCCACCATCCCGCCGGAAACCGTGCTCGACGGTTTGGTCCGAACAGTGCTCTCTCAGAACACCACCGAGTCCAATTCCCAAAAGGCGTTCGATTCCCTCAAATCATCCTTCCCCACCTGGGAACAT GTGCTTGGTGCGGATTCGAAGGAGTTGGAGAATGCGATTCGATGCGGGGGTTTGGCACCCACGAAGGCTTCGTGTATTAAGAACATGTTGCGTTGCTTGCTGGAGAAGAGAGGCAAGTTGTGCTTGGAGTATTTGCGAGACTTGTCCATTGATGAAGTTAAGGCTGAGCTCTCTCTTTTCAAGGGAATTGGTCCCAAAACT GTGGCTTGTGTGTTGATGTTCAATCTTCAGCTAGATGATTTTCCCGTTGACACTCAC ATTTTTGAGATAGCAAAAACAATTGGTTGGGTGCCAGCTGCTGCTGACAGAAACAAGACATATCTTCATCTAAACGAAAGGATCCCAAATGAACTTAAATTTGACCTGAATTGTCTCATGTATACACATGGGAAGCTTTGCCGTAAATGCACAAGTAAAAAGG ATTGA
- the LOC112695848 gene encoding putative DNA glycosylase At3g47830 isoform X2, producing MDKKKILKRKQHQLQVEAELHRLPNQQPKSKSVRVSSKSATTATTTATNPYSSHSGPTPQECLSLRDTLLALHGFPPEFAKYRKRQHVDDNHHHAATIPPETVLDGLVRTVLSQNTTESNSQKAFDSLKSSFPTWEHVLGADSKELENAIRCGGLAPTKASCIKNMLRCLLEKRGKLCLEYLRDLSIDEVKAELSLFKGIGPKTVACVLMFNLQLDDFPVDTHIFEIAKTIGWVPAAADRNKTYLHLNERIPNELKFDLNCLMYTHGKLCRKCTSKKGNKQREKCDDNNSCPLLNYCKEPV from the exons ATGGATAAAAAGAAGATCCTCAAGAGGAAGCAGCATCAGCTGCAAGTGGAGGCGGAGCTCCACCGCCTCCCTAACCAGCAACCAAAATCAAAATCAGTTCGTGTTTCTTCTAAATCAgccaccaccgccaccaccaccgccacGAATCCATACTCTTCTCACAGTGGCCCCACTCCACAAGAATGCCTCTCCCTACGAGACACCCTCTTAGCCCTCCACGGTTTCCCTCCCGAATTCGCCAAGTACCGCAAGCGACAACACGTTGACGACAACCACCACCACGCCGCCACCATCCCGCCGGAAACCGTGCTCGACGGTTTGGTCCGAACAGTGCTCTCTCAGAACACCACCGAGTCCAATTCCCAAAAGGCGTTCGATTCCCTCAAATCATCCTTCCCCACCTGGGAACAT GTGCTTGGTGCGGATTCGAAGGAGTTGGAGAATGCGATTCGATGCGGGGGTTTGGCACCCACGAAGGCTTCGTGTATTAAGAACATGTTGCGTTGCTTGCTGGAGAAGAGAGGCAAGTTGTGCTTGGAGTATTTGCGAGACTTGTCCATTGATGAAGTTAAGGCTGAGCTCTCTCTTTTCAAGGGAATTGGTCCCAAAACT GTGGCTTGTGTGTTGATGTTCAATCTTCAGCTAGATGATTTTCCCGTTGACACTCAC ATTTTTGAGATAGCAAAAACAATTGGTTGGGTGCCAGCTGCTGCTGACAGAAACAAGACATATCTTCATCTAAACGAAAGGATCCCAAATGAACTTAAATTTGACCTGAATTGTCTCATGTATACACATGGGAAGCTTTGCCGTAAATGCACAAGTAAAAAGGGTAACAAGCAAAGAGAGAAATGTGACGATAATAACTCCTGTCCTTTATTGAATTATTGTAAAGAACCAGTTTGA